One window from the genome of Bicyclus anynana chromosome 25, ilBicAnyn1.1, whole genome shotgun sequence encodes:
- the LOC112049588 gene encoding zinc finger protein 91 — protein MDISQNTFKIQCCLGCLSNIENTLTNPYNIQSEILKTAFQMSTINLCYICKKVAQRSEQFIKNVQRNQSYLETFTSIPDIMIDTRQYCRPLISLSSVSQRSIVVLSDIDMEVPESVICDTHTKDVEIKSEFKRELSTEPSDEELIDDVDCQDSSIKGEKNVLEDLKEETESMSDDMSLSQLKKTVKKRKLKKKSKRLYQEKEKGMKIDKDPFITIINISREQCMKDRIEMRQDPKYINSIYKCEDCIKGFNFTETYERHMESHSKVNGEYECDICKRRMNSMEKLVSHKKYHEVRYKCSECGMTRLNRMTIKDHYKAMHLNDTLQHKCSLCNKLFNRQVSLKKHMANVHRRRERLDCKYCTKTFASKDGLNNHTMLKHPTQLSERSFKHNICEECGEAFKSPSQLKYHVTKHSDFKAFYCVECDRGFKSNYALKHHLKNAAAHVNYLELKLQCEHCDKKFGVTRELERHMNRVHLNRRPYQCDKCERAYLTMWSLSQHKRFTHEGHKRPLKYPCPLCDKVFAGSTTRKVHMRTHTGERPYACTKCAATFSQSAALATHNKLVHLRLTRDGQPKKQAASS, from the exons ATGGATATCtctcaaaatacttttaaaattcaatgcTGTTTGGGATGTTTGTCTAATATAGAAAATACACTGACCAATCCATACAATATCCAgagtgaaatattaaaaacggCGTTTCAG ATGTCCACAATAAACTtatgttacatttgtaaaaaagttgCACAGAGGAGTGAGCAATTCATCAAAAATGTGCAGAGAAATCAAAGCTATTTGGAAACTTTTACTAGT ATTCCAGATATAATGATTGACACCAGGCAGTACTGTCGCCCGTTGATCAGTTTGTCCAGTGTTTCACAACGCAGCATTGTTGTGTTGTCTGACATTGACATGGAAGTACCAGAATCTGTTATATGTGATACACACACAAAAGATGTGGAGATAAAATCAGAATTCAAGCGAGAGTTGTCTACTGAACCTTCGGATGAGGAACTTATTGATGATGTTG ATTGTCAAGATTCCTCTATCAAAGGTGAAAAAAATGTGCTAGAAGATCTAAAAGAAGAAACCGAATCAATGTCGGACGACATGAGCTTGTCACAACtcaaaaaaactgtaaaaaagagaaaacttaaaaagaaaagtaagaGATTGTATCAGGAAAAGGAAaaggggatgaaaatagataaag ATCcatttataacaattattaatatatcaagGGAACAATGTATGAAAGACAGAATAGAAATGCGCCAAGACCCCAAATACATAAACTCTATATACAAATGTGAAGATTGTATAAAAGGCTTCAATTTCACAGAGACATATGAAAGACATATGGAGAGCCACAGTAAG GTGAACGGTGAATATGAATGTGACATTTGCAAACGTAGGATGAACAGTATGGAAAAACTTGTCAGCCATAAAAAATATCACGAGGT CCGTTACAAATGCAGCGAATGCGGAATGACCCGACTCAATAGAATGACCATCAAAGACCATTACAAAGCGATGCACCTAAATGACACATTGCAACATAAATGTTCGCTTTGCAACAAACTGTTcaa CCGTCAAGTGTCACTCAAGAAGCACATGGCAAACGTCCACAGGAGACGCGAGAGACTCGACTGCAAGTATTGTACGAAAACCTTCGCAAGCAAAGACGGATTAAACAACCATACCATGCT AAAGCACCCAACGCAGTTGTCAGAGCGCAGTTTCAAGCACAACATCTGCGAGGAGTGCGGCGAAGCGTTCAAGAGTCCCTCGCAGCTGAAGTACCACGTCACCAAGCATTCCGACTTTAAAGCCTTCTACTGCGTCGAGTGCGATAG GGGTTTCAAATCAAACTACGCGTTGAAACATCATCTCAAGAATGCAGCCGCGCACGTCAACTATTTAGAACTAAA ACTGCAATGTGAACACTGCGACAAGAAGTTCGGAGTGACCCGAGAGTTGGAGCGACATATGAACAGAGTCCATCTCAACCGCCGCCCGTATCAGTGTGATAAGTGCGAGAGG GCGTACCTTACCATGTGGTCCCTGAGTCAACACAAACGGTTCACACACGAGGGTCACAAGCGACCCTTGAAGTACCCCTGTCCTTTATGCGACAAAGTGTTTgcg GGAAGTACAACGCGCAAAGTGCACATGCGCACTCACACAGGCGAGCGGCCGTACGCTTGCACCAAGTGTGCGGCGACCTTTAGCCAGTCCGCCGCGCTCGCCACACACAACAAGTTGGTGCACCTGCGCCTCACGAGGGACGGACAACCCAAGAAACAGGCCGCTAGCTCCTAG